A genomic stretch from Antarcticibacterium flavum includes:
- a CDS encoding glycosyltransferase family 2 protein, with amino-acid sequence MSPNQDKSHLSAFEIAVVVINYNSSNYTIDCVNSLLEKTSPAVSLQIVIVDNASQYTDYIKLADYHRGLENNVKLLRSRINTGFGGGNMIGANLCDAKYIAFVNNDTILENDCLSILRDFMIENPEAGICGPQGFKEDNTLLPTIDHFASVKREIFGRKFLEKINSKKYPTRKKEYDHPVRSQFIAGSFMFFRTEDFNEIGGFDTNIFLYYEETDLCKRLLNLKKYAYLVPAARFMHYHGASTEKSLTIKKELKLSLLYVINKHYGFFHFWTLLIYFQIRYFFSSLVKPRYFPLWIVFMKQARMSSSMKHQQKIHSQ; translated from the coding sequence TTGTCACCAAATCAGGATAAATCACACCTCTCTGCCTTTGAAATTGCGGTGGTAGTCATAAATTATAACTCTTCAAATTACACAATAGATTGTGTGAACTCTTTGTTGGAAAAGACTTCCCCCGCTGTTTCCCTGCAAATAGTAATAGTAGATAATGCATCTCAATATACAGATTATATAAAGCTTGCAGATTATCACCGCGGCCTTGAAAACAATGTAAAGCTATTAAGAAGCAGGATTAACACCGGTTTTGGTGGCGGTAATATGATAGGTGCAAACCTTTGCGATGCTAAATATATAGCCTTCGTTAATAATGATACTATCCTGGAGAATGACTGCCTTAGCATCCTCCGTGATTTTATGATTGAGAATCCGGAAGCAGGCATTTGCGGGCCACAGGGATTTAAAGAAGATAATACCTTACTGCCCACTATAGATCACTTCGCATCTGTAAAAAGAGAGATCTTTGGCAGGAAATTCCTCGAGAAAATAAATTCCAAAAAGTATCCAACACGTAAAAAGGAATATGACCACCCTGTAAGATCTCAATTCATAGCTGGTAGTTTTATGTTTTTTCGTACTGAAGATTTTAATGAGATTGGAGGGTTTGACACCAACATCTTCCTTTATTATGAAGAGACAGACCTCTGCAAAAGGCTTCTAAACCTAAAGAAGTATGCCTACCTGGTCCCGGCAGCCAGATTTATGCATTACCACGGTGCAAGCACAGAAAAGTCTTTAACAATCAAAAAAGAACTTAAGCTTTCATTGCTCTATGTGATCAATAAGCATTATGGTTTTTTCCACTTCTGGACTTTGTTGATCTATTTCCAAATAAGGTATTTTTTCAGCTCACTGGTAAAGCCAAGGTATTTCCCGCTATGGATTGTTTTTATGAAACAGGCAAGGATGAGCAGTTCGATGAAACATCAGCAAAAGATCCATTCGCAATAA
- the ruvX gene encoding Holliday junction resolvase RuvX, producing the protein MARIVALDFGLKRTGIAVTDEMQIIASGLATVPTLDLLEFLEKYFSEENVELVLVGEPKQMDNTASQSEVSIGEFLKKFAEKFPQMPVKRVDERFTSKMAVRTMIDSGLSKKKRKDKALLDEISATIILQTYLYK; encoded by the coding sequence ATGGCAAGAATAGTGGCTTTGGATTTTGGGTTAAAACGCACCGGGATCGCGGTGACAGATGAGATGCAGATCATTGCCTCGGGGCTTGCTACGGTTCCTACGCTGGATCTTCTGGAATTCCTTGAAAAATACTTCAGCGAGGAGAATGTTGAGCTTGTCCTGGTAGGAGAACCTAAGCAAATGGATAATACCGCCTCTCAAAGCGAGGTGAGCATAGGAGAGTTCTTAAAAAAATTCGCTGAAAAATTTCCGCAGATGCCGGTGAAAAGGGTGGATGAAAGGTTCACCTCTAAAATGGCGGTAAGGACTATGATAGATAGCGGACTCAGTAAAAAGAAAAGAAAGGATAAAGCCTTGCTGGATGAAATAAGTGCCACGATAATCCTGCAAACATATTTATACAAATAG
- a CDS encoding class I SAM-dependent methyltransferase, with the protein MDYENKPGDYYSNVRNEMLKYLPEDARTIIDIGCGRGAFGRVIQQKQKAEVWGLELMPNEAKEAEKHLHKVFSGPVEEHLEDLPKDYFDVIYMNDVLEHLADPYMVLKNLKNNLKKDGVVISSIPNIRYHNALVKLLVNKDWQYEDFGVMDHTHLRFFTGKSIRRMYEELGYKVVVHEGINKSRSLKAYLYNLPFLFSQMDIRFPQYATVARRN; encoded by the coding sequence ATGGATTACGAGAATAAACCGGGGGATTATTACTCCAATGTAAGAAATGAAATGTTGAAGTATCTTCCAGAGGATGCAAGGACCATTATAGATATTGGCTGTGGCAGGGGAGCTTTTGGAAGGGTGATCCAGCAAAAACAAAAGGCAGAGGTTTGGGGTTTAGAATTAATGCCAAACGAAGCCAAAGAAGCAGAGAAACATTTGCACAAGGTTTTTTCGGGTCCTGTTGAGGAACATTTGGAAGACCTGCCAAAAGATTATTTTGATGTGATCTATATGAATGATGTGCTGGAACATCTTGCCGACCCTTATATGGTCCTGAAAAATCTTAAGAATAATCTTAAGAAAGACGGGGTAGTGATAAGTTCTATTCCGAATATACGCTATCACAATGCCCTGGTGAAATTGCTGGTAAATAAAGACTGGCAATATGAAGATTTTGGGGTGATGGACCATACCCACCTAAGGTTTTTTACAGGTAAGAGTATCCGGAGAATGTATGAGGAGCTGGGGTATAAGGTAGTTGTACATGAGGGTATTAATAAGAGTAGATCCTTAAAGGCTTATTTATACAACCTGCCATTTCTATTTTCACAGATGGATATTCGTTTTCCCCAATATGCTACGGTAGCAAGAAGAAATTAG
- the mazG gene encoding nucleoside triphosphate pyrophosphohydrolase, with product MNSRKDQLLAFDRLLTIMDELRDQCPWDRKQTMESLRHLTIEEVYELGDAILDKDREEIKKELGDILLHIVFYSKIGSETNHFDIGDVANSICDKLIERHPHIYGDVEVANEEEVKKNWENLKLKEGKKSVLEGVPASLPALVKASRIQDKVAGVGFDWEEPEQVFEKLKEELDELQHELQVQDQDKIESEFGDVLFSLINYARFLNVNAEDALERTNKKFIKRFKYLEEKAREKNKPLSEMSLAEMDVFWEEAKKL from the coding sequence ATGAATAGCAGAAAAGACCAGTTACTTGCTTTCGACAGGTTGCTTACTATTATGGACGAGCTAAGGGATCAATGTCCCTGGGATAGGAAACAAACCATGGAAAGTCTGAGGCACCTTACCATAGAAGAGGTCTATGAACTGGGAGATGCCATTTTGGACAAGGACAGGGAGGAGATAAAAAAGGAATTGGGAGATATCCTGCTGCACATTGTTTTTTATTCAAAGATTGGAAGCGAGACCAATCATTTTGACATTGGGGACGTTGCCAATAGTATTTGTGATAAACTTATAGAAAGGCATCCGCATATCTATGGAGACGTGGAAGTAGCCAATGAGGAGGAAGTAAAAAAGAACTGGGAAAATTTAAAGCTAAAGGAAGGAAAGAAAAGTGTTCTTGAAGGAGTGCCGGCTTCACTTCCTGCCCTTGTAAAAGCCAGCAGGATACAGGATAAGGTTGCTGGGGTAGGCTTCGACTGGGAAGAACCAGAACAGGTCTTTGAGAAACTTAAGGAGGAACTCGATGAGCTCCAACACGAATTGCAGGTACAGGACCAGGATAAAATAGAATCTGAATTTGGGGATGTACTATTTTCCCTCATCAACTATGCCCGCTTTCTTAACGTTAATGCCGAAGATGCTCTTGAGCGTACCAATAAAAAATTCATTAAGCGTTTTAAATACCTGGAAGAAAAGGCCAGGGAGAAGAACAAACCATTAAGCGAGATGTCCCTGGCAGAAATGGATGTCTTCTGGGAAGAGGCCAAGAAGCTTTAA
- a CDS encoding lipopolysaccharide kinase InaA family protein: MKYVLSPTYEASRKKLLEFIENFEREGRLLNDGQRNSIKLFDLEAQTINIKSFKVPNAINKIAYRFFRKSKAQRSFEYAGHLISKNIGTPFPIAYAEETSALGFQESYYVSEHLPYELTYRELVTQPDFPDHEEILRAFTRFTFQLHENSIEFLDHSPGNTLIQIDGGEYKFYLVDLNRMNFRNLSFEDRMKNFARLTPKKEMVEVMANEYSKLITKPEAEVFNKMWMETLSFQEKFHRKQRMKKKLKFWKKA, from the coding sequence ATGAAATATGTTTTATCCCCCACTTATGAAGCCAGTCGTAAAAAGCTCCTCGAATTCATTGAAAATTTTGAACGGGAAGGAAGACTGTTGAATGATGGCCAGCGAAACAGTATCAAGCTTTTTGATCTTGAAGCCCAAACTATAAACATAAAATCGTTTAAGGTTCCTAATGCGATAAATAAAATAGCATATAGATTTTTCAGGAAATCCAAGGCACAACGTTCCTTCGAATATGCCGGGCACCTGATCTCGAAAAATATTGGTACCCCATTTCCTATCGCTTATGCTGAAGAAACCTCTGCTCTTGGATTCCAGGAAAGTTATTATGTAAGCGAGCACCTGCCATACGAACTTACCTACAGGGAACTGGTAACTCAACCCGATTTTCCAGATCACGAGGAGATACTTAGAGCTTTTACCAGGTTCACTTTCCAACTACACGAAAACAGCATCGAATTCCTGGACCATTCCCCGGGCAATACCCTTATTCAAATTGATGGAGGCGAATATAAATTTTACCTGGTGGACCTTAACCGGATGAATTTTAGGAACCTCAGTTTTGAGGATCGAATGAAAAATTTCGCCAGGCTTACACCAAAAAAAGAAATGGTAGAGGTAATGGCAAATGAATACTCGAAATTGATCACTAAACCGGAAGCTGAAGTTTTTAATAAGATGTGGATGGAAACCTTAAGTTTCCAGGAGAAGTTTCACCGTAAACAAAGAATGAAAAAGAAACTGAAATTCTGGAAGAAGGCTTAA
- a CDS encoding glycosyltransferase family 2 protein, translating into MKTALLISTYNWPEALGVVLKSLTMQVRMPDEVLVADDGSGKETRKIIEAYKEKLLIPIKHIWQEDEGFRKSAILNKAIAQTNADYIIQIDGDCIMHPHFIDDHLNSSQGYTYIYGSRVNIKPEAVAFVIREKFAKFPMFSGAIKNRTRNLRIPVLQKIYKPNSNFSKKTRGCNISYWRKSFIAVNGYDETMEGWGREDSEFVLRLLNNGVKGKRLRYGGIVYHIFHPEKSKENLERNNQIQQTTIHENKTWCKNGVDKYLNQESGR; encoded by the coding sequence ATGAAAACAGCCTTACTTATTTCCACATACAACTGGCCGGAAGCTTTAGGCGTGGTTCTAAAAAGTCTCACTATGCAGGTGCGAATGCCAGATGAGGTCCTGGTAGCAGATGATGGCTCGGGGAAGGAAACCCGCAAGATAATTGAGGCTTATAAAGAGAAACTGCTTATTCCCATAAAACATATCTGGCAGGAAGATGAGGGTTTTCGTAAATCGGCCATTCTTAATAAAGCAATAGCCCAAACAAACGCAGATTATATTATACAAATAGATGGAGATTGTATTATGCACCCTCATTTTATAGATGACCATTTGAATTCTTCTCAGGGCTATACATATATCTATGGCTCTCGGGTAAATATTAAGCCCGAGGCAGTGGCATTTGTCATTCGGGAGAAATTCGCAAAGTTCCCAATGTTCTCCGGGGCTATCAAGAACAGGACACGTAACCTAAGAATTCCGGTACTTCAGAAAATATATAAGCCTAATTCCAATTTTTCTAAAAAGACCCGTGGCTGCAATATTTCCTATTGGAGAAAGAGTTTTATTGCAGTGAATGGCTACGACGAGACTATGGAAGGCTGGGGCAGGGAAGATTCAGAATTTGTTTTACGACTACTGAATAACGGAGTGAAGGGAAAACGTTTGAGATATGGGGGGATTGTCTATCATATATTTCACCCGGAGAAATCGAAGGAAAATTTGGAGAGAAACAATCAAATTCAGCAGACTACCATTCATGAGAATAAGACCTGGTGTAAGAACGGGGTGGATAAATATTTGAACCAGGAAAGCGGCAGGTAG
- a CDS encoding glycosyltransferase family 9 protein encodes MKILIIQQKMIGDVLTSSILFEVLRKEFPEARLEYLIYKHTFPVVENNPFIDELIPSEKEDLKPHKFPAFLQRIRKRKYNIIIDVYSKIGTALLCAYSGANTTISYEKWYTKNFYFRVVKRAETPLTPAGLAIENRLRLLTPLIEKGPAQIKPKIYLTTTETTAAKNRLEQAGISGKEMLLMVSVLGSSEAKTYPLPYLATLLDETVEETGAHLLFNYIPKQLPEAQQVFELCNTETKEHIHLEIFGRSLREFMSLTSHCDAIIGNEGGAINMAKALEVPAFAIFSPSINKEDWALFENKATNTSVHLKDFRPGLFEKGSTKKLKKDSEKLYDLFKPEMIWPELKEFLQSIETNKKNSH; translated from the coding sequence ATGAAGATTCTGATTATTCAACAAAAAATGATTGGGGACGTGCTTACGTCCTCAATCTTATTTGAGGTGCTGCGTAAAGAATTTCCCGAAGCCCGTTTGGAGTATCTTATTTATAAACATACTTTTCCGGTTGTAGAAAACAATCCTTTTATCGATGAGCTCATTCCTTCAGAAAAAGAAGATCTAAAACCTCATAAATTTCCTGCTTTCCTTCAAAGGATAAGAAAACGGAAATATAATATCATTATTGATGTGTATTCCAAGATTGGCACTGCACTTCTCTGTGCTTATTCAGGCGCGAATACAACTATTTCTTATGAGAAGTGGTACACGAAAAATTTCTATTTCCGGGTTGTAAAACGGGCAGAAACACCCCTTACTCCTGCGGGGCTTGCCATAGAAAACAGATTGCGCCTGCTAACTCCCCTTATCGAAAAAGGCCCTGCACAGATAAAACCAAAAATCTATCTAACGACAACTGAAACTACTGCGGCTAAAAATCGGCTGGAGCAGGCAGGGATTTCAGGGAAGGAAATGCTGCTCATGGTTTCTGTTCTTGGAAGTTCTGAAGCCAAAACCTATCCGCTGCCATACCTCGCCACTTTACTTGATGAAACAGTGGAGGAAACCGGTGCGCATTTACTTTTCAACTACATCCCAAAGCAGCTTCCCGAGGCGCAGCAGGTGTTTGAACTTTGCAATACTGAAACAAAGGAGCATATCCACCTGGAGATCTTCGGAAGAAGCCTTCGGGAATTTATGTCTTTAACTTCGCACTGTGACGCGATCATTGGAAATGAGGGCGGGGCAATTAACATGGCAAAAGCTTTGGAAGTGCCTGCCTTTGCAATATTTTCTCCCTCTATTAATAAGGAGGATTGGGCCCTTTTTGAAAATAAGGCAACCAATACTTCTGTACATCTTAAAGATTTCAGGCCGGGACTGTTTGAGAAAGGGTCGACTAAGAAGTTAAAGAAAGACTCCGAAAAACTCTATGACCTCTTTAAACCAGAAATGATTTGGCCCGAATTAAAGGAATTCCTTCAATCCATTGAAACCAATAAAAAGAATTCCCATTAA
- a CDS encoding class I SAM-dependent methyltransferase, giving the protein MRCSLCDSPTKEFYREEHRIFVRCDLCRGILLLPEFYIDPVAEKNRYMDHNNDVDDPRYQKFVSPITEAVSAAFPFTATGLDYGCGTGPVAAVQLQKKGYSVKLFDPFFENHPENLEHKYDFIICCEVMEHFFRPHEEFKLLSFLLKPGGKLYCKTSIFPVERDFGSWYYKNDPTHVFLYSPESLKWIKNNFEFSALKIEPQLIVFEK; this is encoded by the coding sequence ATGCGATGTTCTCTTTGCGACAGTCCAACTAAGGAATTTTACAGGGAGGAACATCGCATTTTTGTTCGCTGTGATTTGTGCAGGGGAATATTGTTACTTCCTGAATTCTACATTGATCCGGTTGCAGAAAAGAACAGGTATATGGACCATAACAATGATGTTGATGATCCCAGATACCAAAAATTTGTAAGTCCTATTACTGAAGCTGTCTCTGCTGCTTTCCCCTTTACGGCCACCGGGCTTGATTATGGTTGTGGAACCGGGCCGGTAGCTGCGGTACAACTACAGAAGAAAGGTTACTCTGTTAAACTTTTTGATCCTTTTTTTGAAAACCATCCCGAAAATCTTGAGCACAAATATGATTTCATTATTTGCTGCGAAGTGATGGAGCATTTTTTTAGGCCTCATGAAGAATTTAAGCTTTTATCGTTTTTACTTAAACCGGGCGGAAAGCTATATTGCAAAACCTCTATTTTCCCCGTTGAAAGGGATTTTGGTTCCTGGTATTATAAAAATGACCCCACTCATGTATTCCTGTATTCACCCGAAAGTTTGAAATGGATAAAGAATAATTTTGAATTCAGTGCACTCAAGATAGAACCTCAGCTTATTGTTTTCGAAAAGTAG
- a CDS encoding 2,3,4,5-tetrahydropyridine-2,6-dicarboxylate N-succinyltransferase → MENLKTKIEQAWEDRSLLSESTTIDAIRQVILLLDEGKLRVAEPTKDGWQVNEWVKKAVVLYFPIQKMKTLEAGIFEYHDKMFLKTGYAEKGIRVVPNAVARYGAYISSGVILMPSYVNIGAYVDEGTMVDTWATVGSCAQIGKNVHLSGGVGIGGVLEPLQAAPVVIEDNVFVGSRCIVVEGIRVEKEAVLGANVVLTGSTKIIDVTGDEPKEIKGYVPSRSVVIPGSYTKKFPAGEYQVPCALIIGTRKESTNKKTSLNDALREYNVAV, encoded by the coding sequence ATGGAAAACTTAAAAACAAAAATAGAACAAGCCTGGGAAGACCGCAGCCTCCTGAGCGAATCCACAACCATAGACGCAATAAGACAGGTGATCCTGCTTTTAGATGAAGGAAAGCTAAGAGTTGCAGAGCCAACAAAAGATGGCTGGCAGGTGAACGAATGGGTAAAGAAGGCGGTCGTTCTTTATTTCCCAATTCAAAAGATGAAGACCCTGGAGGCCGGGATCTTTGAATATCATGATAAAATGTTCCTGAAAACCGGTTATGCCGAAAAAGGCATTCGCGTGGTACCAAATGCTGTAGCAAGATACGGGGCTTACATCTCCTCTGGTGTAATACTTATGCCAAGTTATGTAAATATAGGGGCCTATGTAGATGAAGGCACCATGGTAGATACCTGGGCAACCGTTGGCAGCTGTGCCCAAATTGGAAAGAATGTGCACTTAAGCGGCGGGGTTGGAATTGGCGGAGTACTGGAGCCATTACAGGCAGCACCTGTAGTTATAGAAGATAATGTTTTCGTGGGCTCCCGTTGTATCGTCGTGGAAGGGATACGTGTGGAAAAAGAAGCTGTCCTTGGAGCTAATGTAGTTCTCACAGGTTCTACCAAGATCATAGATGTCACCGGCGATGAACCAAAGGAGATAAAAGGTTATGTACCTTCAAGATCAGTAGTCATCCCGGGGAGCTATACCAAAAAGTTCCCGGCAGGGGAATACCAGGTGCCTTGTGCATTGATCATTGGTACCAGGAAGGAAAGTACTAACAAGAAGACTTCTCTTAATGATGCGTTGAGGGAGTATAATGTGGCGGTATAA
- a CDS encoding DUF5606 family protein: protein MGLEKVLSISGKPGLYELTAQTRGGFVAKSITEGKKISVSVRHNVSLLSEIAVYTYTEEVPLGEVFQKIYEKEDGGEAIDHKSSKKELESYFAEVLPEYDVDRVYQSDIKKIIQWYNLLVSNGFTDFSKEEEKGKDEEE from the coding sequence ATGGGTTTAGAAAAAGTTTTATCAATATCCGGAAAACCGGGATTATATGAGTTAACCGCTCAAACCAGAGGAGGGTTTGTCGCAAAATCGATTACTGAAGGAAAAAAGATCTCTGTAAGTGTGCGTCATAATGTGAGCCTGTTAAGCGAGATCGCAGTGTATACTTATACTGAAGAGGTGCCTCTTGGGGAAGTTTTTCAAAAGATCTATGAGAAAGAAGATGGAGGGGAAGCAATAGACCATAAATCCTCTAAAAAAGAACTGGAATCCTATTTTGCTGAAGTACTGCCGGAGTATGATGTTGACAGGGTTTACCAGAGTGATATTAAAAAGATCATCCAGTGGTACAACCTTTTAGTAAGCAATGGATTTACAGATTTCTCGAAAGAAGAAGAAAAAGGTAAAGATGAGGAAGAATAG
- the def gene encoding peptide deformylase — MILPIVAYGDPVLRKKCKEITPEYPKLKELIENMWETMYQAYGVGLAAPQVGVPIRLFIIDPTAFADDDSLEEEEKKVLSNLKKVFINPTIVSEEGEEWAFNEGCLSIPDVREDVFRKSTITIEYQDEDFNSHRETYDGIAARVIQHEYDHIEGILFTDKLSSLKKRLIKGKLANISKGKIEAEYRMRFPLMKKGR, encoded by the coding sequence ATGATTTTACCAATTGTAGCATACGGAGATCCTGTTCTAAGAAAGAAATGTAAGGAGATCACTCCAGAATATCCTAAACTTAAGGAGCTTATTGAAAATATGTGGGAGACCATGTACCAGGCTTACGGGGTAGGACTGGCCGCTCCACAGGTGGGGGTGCCTATTAGACTTTTTATAATTGATCCTACTGCCTTTGCAGATGATGACTCCCTGGAAGAGGAGGAGAAAAAAGTGCTTTCCAATCTTAAAAAAGTTTTCATTAACCCTACTATCGTAAGTGAAGAAGGGGAGGAGTGGGCTTTTAATGAAGGTTGCCTTAGCATACCCGATGTGAGGGAGGATGTTTTTAGAAAATCTACCATTACCATAGAATACCAGGATGAGGATTTTAATTCCCACAGGGAAACCTATGACGGTATAGCCGCAAGGGTAATTCAGCACGAATATGATCATATTGAGGGAATTTTATTTACAGATAAGCTCTCAAGTCTTAAAAAAAGATTGATAAAAGGAAAGCTTGCAAATATTTCCAAAGGAAAGATCGAAGCAGAATACAGGATGAGGTTCCCGTTAATGAAAAAAGGCCGGTGA
- a CDS encoding glycosyltransferase family 4 protein, with the protein MNILHLSAVKNWGGGGNHIENLCYELYRSNPEVKNIIVVAKGGQFHERLKNGNFEYDTVPLSMNLDPRALLKFIRLCRKHQIDLVHLHGSTSLSLAVIATKLSSLPPFIFSKKTTFPIKERKQTLYKYNHRQIKKILCVSDGAKKVAEKAIDDKSKLKTIYHGTRIDNKSTETPFLLRKKFNIPDGSRIVGHIGNHIRAKDLETWISAIDHLVNKLNYQNIFFVQIGTFSKQTSLLFEMLKANNLEERVFFTGYVPNASNLLPQMDTLSISSQSEGLPQVIYEAAWHKVPVASTDVGGIPEFISHNENGLLSPKKDAVKLAENLAVLLANPDLGKTFASRSHEKLQPQFTAAFMARQTLEVYREVLNK; encoded by the coding sequence ATGAACATCCTCCATCTTTCAGCAGTCAAAAATTGGGGTGGTGGTGGAAATCATATTGAGAATTTATGTTATGAGCTTTACCGGTCTAATCCCGAAGTGAAAAATATTATCGTAGTAGCAAAAGGTGGCCAGTTCCACGAGCGGTTAAAGAATGGCAATTTTGAATATGATACGGTTCCCTTATCGATGAATTTGGACCCGCGTGCTCTTCTCAAATTCATCAGGTTGTGCAGGAAACATCAAATAGACCTTGTACACCTCCACGGCTCTACTTCTCTTAGCCTGGCTGTGATCGCCACAAAACTGTCATCCCTGCCTCCTTTTATTTTTAGCAAAAAAACTACTTTTCCAATTAAGGAGAGGAAACAAACTTTGTACAAATACAATCACCGGCAAATAAAAAAGATCCTATGTGTTTCTGATGGGGCAAAGAAAGTGGCTGAAAAAGCAATAGATGATAAATCAAAACTCAAAACTATTTACCACGGCACCCGCATAGATAATAAAAGCACAGAGACACCTTTCCTTCTTCGGAAAAAGTTCAACATTCCTGATGGTTCCAGAATTGTAGGTCACATAGGAAATCATATTAGAGCCAAGGATCTTGAGACCTGGATCTCTGCCATAGATCACCTGGTTAACAAATTGAACTATCAAAATATCTTTTTTGTTCAAATTGGTACTTTTTCAAAACAAACGTCTTTATTATTTGAAATGCTGAAAGCTAATAACCTGGAAGAACGGGTTTTCTTTACCGGGTACGTGCCCAATGCATCCAATCTTCTTCCACAAATGGATACTCTAAGCATTAGCTCGCAAAGTGAGGGCCTCCCGCAGGTAATTTATGAGGCGGCCTGGCATAAGGTCCCTGTTGCAAGTACAGACGTGGGCGGTATCCCCGAATTCATTTCGCACAATGAAAACGGACTTTTATCGCCGAAAAAAGATGCGGTGAAATTAGCTGAAAATTTAGCGGTACTTTTGGCAAATCCTGATTTAGGTAAGACCTTTGCATCAAGAAGTCATGAAAAACTGCAACCACAATTCACTGCAGCATTTATGGCCAGGCAAACCCTGGAAGTATACAGGGAGGTTTTAAATAAATAA